In a single window of the Terriglobus roseus genome:
- a CDS encoding TonB-dependent receptor, protein MMHKFLRPTIAVLMTGAAMAHAQGGSAVLSGVVNDSTGAAVPDSQITLVNTETNLTMTAKSNDSGLYQFPTVPPGNYIVTVSHEGFQKFQQKGIQLTVSQQATLPIALIVGSQDEVVDVTADTPLLNATNAEVSNTVGEQAVRELPLNGRDPSSLVLLSPGIVNILNTSAGTQQNQTTFPNESGASAGGGRQGSTLYLLDGVPNMDTYMLLAAPSPNSDATGQFRVISNNFDAHYGFSPGAVVSIETKSGTNSFHGGVFEFIRNSALNSANYFSHAVDPLKRNQFGGFLGGPILKDRAFFFANYQQTRQSSASTGNSVNLPTAAMLNGDFSSYSGTLRAPFTTVNGKKNQINPNQYDSAALAIARTVFPLGTDPATGLYYYTTPKTVEVFHEATGRIDYNLSQNQRLALRSFIQYYNRPQALQPGNALAAVTAKSGKLFNEVLNHTWTISPTAVNELSLFWNQMNVSTSAPTLTSSGSQFCLSQVANISDPAGTCYLGTFSVTGAFSASNSGFTGERRNSFGFNEGFTKTLGNHTLTAGADLWHQWARELTSYPANAIPTFSGYYTGLGLADYLLGKVGTYLQGAGELAEVQGNLFGAFAQDQYRATPKLTITAGLRWDPNFMPNAKGGRGVVYSPGQQSTMFPGAPRGLVFPGDSGVPQSLVKATYGYFEPRMAIAYQWTPKTAIRAGFGVFSAPLPYSLYNHTVDVSPFSPTYTLQATLTTPDIQLSNPWKNYAATNFTSPFPPFVYGGAAPASNFNFGSQTSVSAAFSPGFKLGMTQSWNASVEQQFGKDFAAHLAYVGSQSYHQTTGIDRNPGQIATAALRGVRPNTAIGQLVDIESFGTASYHSLQLQLEKRMSHGLQFQSSFTWSKNIDIISSGNVTFAKAYLPNPYNVRYNRGISSLNIPLNSVTNVVYTTPSLKGHNAFLRGALGDWEGSIIYTMRSGLPFGINGGNGNNNSGSLQNQDRADRNVNVNLQTHQGGKSQWLQQYFTTTAFAQNAAGTFGTSGRNLLQGPGLNYGDLALMKNWTAMDHYHLQFRWEMFNAFNHTSFATPDNTVGSSTYGRITAIGPVAPRIQQAGLKLTF, encoded by the coding sequence ATGATGCACAAGTTTTTGAGGCCAACGATTGCGGTTCTGATGACGGGGGCCGCCATGGCCCACGCACAGGGTGGCTCAGCAGTTTTATCGGGTGTCGTGAATGACAGCACCGGTGCCGCCGTTCCTGACAGCCAGATCACGCTGGTGAATACCGAGACCAATCTGACCATGACCGCGAAGTCGAATGATTCCGGTCTTTACCAGTTCCCAACCGTCCCCCCTGGCAACTACATCGTGACGGTGTCGCACGAGGGCTTCCAGAAGTTCCAGCAGAAGGGCATCCAGCTTACCGTCAGCCAGCAGGCGACACTGCCCATTGCCCTGATCGTCGGCAGCCAGGATGAGGTGGTCGACGTCACAGCTGATACACCGCTGCTGAACGCCACCAACGCCGAGGTCAGCAATACGGTGGGCGAGCAGGCCGTGCGGGAATTGCCGCTGAACGGCCGTGACCCATCCAGCCTGGTGCTGCTTTCGCCGGGCATCGTCAACATTCTGAACACCAGCGCCGGTACGCAGCAGAACCAGACGACCTTCCCGAATGAGTCAGGCGCCAGCGCCGGGGGCGGCCGTCAGGGCAGCACGCTGTACCTGCTGGACGGTGTGCCCAACATGGACACCTACATGTTGCTGGCGGCGCCTTCGCCTAACTCTGACGCGACCGGACAGTTCCGCGTCATCAGCAATAACTTCGACGCGCACTACGGCTTCTCGCCGGGTGCGGTCGTCTCCATCGAGACCAAGAGCGGTACCAACTCATTCCACGGTGGCGTCTTTGAGTTCATCCGCAACAGCGCGCTGAACTCGGCCAACTACTTCTCACATGCCGTCGATCCGCTCAAGCGCAACCAGTTCGGTGGCTTCCTCGGCGGACCGATCCTCAAGGATCGCGCCTTCTTCTTCGCGAACTATCAGCAGACGCGTCAGTCGTCGGCGAGCACCGGCAACAGCGTGAACCTGCCGACGGCCGCCATGCTGAACGGCGACTTCAGTTCGTACAGCGGCACGCTGCGGGCTCCCTTCACGACCGTGAACGGCAAGAAGAATCAAATCAACCCGAACCAGTATGACTCGGCTGCACTGGCGATCGCCCGCACCGTGTTCCCGCTGGGAACGGACCCTGCGACCGGCCTGTATTACTACACGACGCCGAAGACGGTCGAGGTTTTTCACGAGGCAACGGGCCGCATCGACTACAACCTGAGCCAGAACCAGCGGCTGGCTTTGCGCAGCTTCATTCAGTACTACAACCGTCCGCAGGCACTGCAGCCTGGTAACGCGCTGGCAGCGGTCACGGCAAAGTCGGGCAAGCTGTTCAACGAGGTGTTAAACCACACCTGGACGATTTCGCCGACGGCCGTGAATGAACTGTCGCTCTTCTGGAACCAGATGAACGTCAGCACCAGTGCTCCCACATTGACGTCCAGCGGTTCGCAGTTCTGCCTGTCGCAGGTGGCGAACATTTCTGATCCAGCCGGCACCTGCTATCTCGGTACCTTCTCGGTCACGGGCGCCTTCTCGGCCAGCAACTCCGGCTTCACCGGTGAGCGCCGCAACAGCTTCGGCTTCAACGAAGGCTTCACCAAGACGCTGGGCAACCACACCCTGACAGCCGGTGCCGACCTGTGGCACCAGTGGGCTCGTGAGCTGACCTCCTACCCGGCCAACGCGATCCCGACGTTCAGCGGTTACTACACGGGCCTTGGCCTTGCAGACTATCTGCTGGGTAAGGTTGGAACGTACCTGCAGGGCGCCGGCGAACTGGCAGAGGTGCAGGGCAATCTGTTCGGTGCCTTCGCGCAGGACCAGTATCGCGCGACGCCGAAGCTGACCATTACCGCAGGTCTGCGCTGGGATCCGAACTTCATGCCCAACGCAAAGGGTGGTCGTGGTGTTGTGTACTCGCCGGGACAGCAGAGCACGATGTTCCCAGGCGCGCCCCGCGGCCTGGTCTTCCCGGGTGACAGTGGCGTGCCGCAGTCGCTGGTGAAGGCCACCTACGGCTACTTCGAACCGCGCATGGCGATCGCCTATCAGTGGACTCCGAAGACTGCGATCCGCGCCGGCTTCGGTGTGTTCTCCGCACCGCTGCCGTACTCGCTGTACAACCACACGGTGGACGTCAGCCCCTTCAGCCCGACGTACACGCTGCAGGCAACACTGACCACGCCGGATATTCAGCTCTCCAATCCTTGGAAGAACTACGCCGCGACCAACTTCACCAGTCCCTTCCCGCCCTTCGTATACGGCGGCGCCGCGCCGGCATCGAACTTTAACTTCGGTAGCCAGACTTCGGTCAGTGCGGCGTTCTCACCGGGTTTCAAGCTGGGCATGACGCAGAGCTGGAATGCTTCCGTCGAGCAGCAGTTCGGGAAGGACTTTGCAGCGCACCTCGCGTACGTTGGCAGCCAGTCGTACCACCAGACCACGGGCATCGACCGCAACCCCGGCCAGATCGCTACGGCTGCCTTACGCGGTGTTCGTCCCAACACGGCGATCGGGCAGCTGGTGGATATCGAAAGCTTCGGCACCGCCAGCTATCACTCGCTGCAGCTGCAACTGGAAAAGCGCATGTCGCACGGTCTGCAGTTCCAGTCGAGCTTTACCTGGTCGAAAAACATCGACATCATCTCGTCGGGCAACGTGACGTTCGCCAAGGCATACCTGCCAAACCCCTACAACGTCCGTTACAACCGCGGTATCTCGTCGTTGAACATTCCGCTGAACTCCGTAACCAACGTGGTGTACACCACGCCCTCGCTCAAGGGACACAATGCCTTCCTGCGCGGTGCGCTGGGTGATTGGGAAGGTTCCATCATCTACACGATGCGTTCCGGTCTGCCTTTCGGCATCAACGGTGGCAACGGCAACAACAACTCCGGATCGCTGCAGAACCAGGATCGTGCTGACAGGAACGTGAACGTGAACCTGCAGACACATCAGGGTGGCAAGTCGCAGTGGTTGCAGCAGTACTTCACAACGACGGCATTTGCGCAGAATGCAGCGGGCACCTTCGGTACGTCCGGTCGCAACCTGCTGCAGGGGCCGGGCCTGAACTACGGTGACCTGGCATTGATGAAGAACTGGACCGCGATGGATCACTACCACCTGCAGTTCCGTTGGGAGATGTTCAACGCCTTCAATCACACCAGCTTCGCGACGCCGGACAACACGGTTGGCAGCAGCACCTATGGCCGCATCACGGCGATTGGTCCTGTCGCACCGCGCATCCAGCAGGCCGGGTTGAAACTGACGTTCTAA
- a CDS encoding universal stress protein: MQSSQRSESLSMLPRPHGLEIGKILVALDFDNQALKVLEAALCIARTFRSEVFLVHAVPAHSNDDTLVKEDACFRESCIQAAIRKLKEAVAARPSLNSLTHHEVAATGSPFNLIQKLVASEKIDLIIVGSHGAMGLERIAIGSFAEGLVRRANCPTLVVGPHAVISGDLFRKVLLATDLGKSCVSATAFAAALAMHSQGELYSLHVISRKNVPILAQSPATEEQFARHSMRTSLPPDLTSQCSVGLLAKHGVAEEIIVDTATEYAAGVIVTGVSEGMLHDEHAPWSTFGAIVREARCPVLAIPNGAYLRTSDSGVSDTLLAHSGH; encoded by the coding sequence ATGCAAAGTTCGCAGCGCAGTGAAAGCCTCAGCATGCTACCCCGGCCCCACGGCCTGGAGATCGGCAAGATCCTCGTAGCGCTGGACTTTGATAACCAGGCGCTCAAGGTGCTCGAAGCCGCCTTGTGCATCGCCAGGACGTTCCGGTCCGAGGTTTTCCTGGTGCATGCCGTCCCGGCCCATTCGAACGACGATACCCTCGTGAAGGAAGATGCCTGTTTTCGGGAATCCTGCATCCAGGCAGCGATCCGAAAGCTGAAGGAGGCTGTGGCCGCGCGCCCCTCGCTCAACTCTCTGACGCACCATGAGGTCGCCGCCACGGGTTCCCCGTTCAACCTGATTCAGAAGCTTGTCGCATCCGAAAAGATTGACCTCATCATTGTGGGATCACACGGAGCGATGGGCCTTGAGCGCATTGCGATTGGGTCTTTCGCCGAAGGTCTCGTGAGGCGTGCGAACTGCCCCACGCTTGTGGTCGGCCCTCATGCCGTCATCTCCGGCGACCTCTTTCGAAAAGTTCTGCTTGCCACCGATCTCGGGAAGAGCTGCGTTTCGGCGACGGCCTTTGCCGCAGCCCTCGCAATGCATTCGCAGGGCGAGCTGTATTCCCTGCACGTCATCAGCCGTAAGAACGTGCCGATCCTGGCGCAGTCCCCGGCCACCGAAGAACAGTTCGCCCGTCATAGTATGCGAACGAGCCTGCCGCCGGATCTCACGTCGCAATGCAGTGTGGGCCTCCTCGCGAAGCACGGCGTCGCCGAAGAAATCATCGTAGACACGGCTACGGAATACGCCGCCGGCGTGATCGTCACCGGGGTATCGGAAGGCATGCTGCACGACGAACACGCACCCTGGTCGACCTTCGGAGCGATTGTTCGGGAAGCCCGGTGCCCCGTGCTCGCGATTCCGAACGGTGCTTACCTACGCACCTCGGATTCCGGAGTAAGCGATACCCTACTTGCTCACTCCGGGCACTGA
- a CDS encoding acetate/propionate family kinase encodes MMTEHSELILTINHGSSSLKIAFFEVHGHTVHCVLRGAAEALGNPPSRAFLCDSIRCVLFNTEKTFASPEKALEVLYAAAIRILRRRPTCVGYRVVHGGPHLLKHCRIDDEVLMTLKESIHFAPLHIPQALTIMQHMRTVLPYAVHCACFDTTFHRTMQEVATRLPLPQRYFDAGIRRYGFHGLSYASIVERLGSDVPERMIIAHLGNGSSLCALRHGNSIDTTMCFTPTGGIPMATRSGDLDPGVLLFLMRTYGLGADELEAIVNRQSGLAALTGGGGDMRAILKGRNDGNACAELAIQTYTRSVRKAIGAYAALLGGVDRLIFTGGIGEHSNEIRDMVCGGLESLGIRQGDRGKGNVMVMAAGEEQEIAHICRTIG; translated from the coding sequence ATGATGACGGAGCATTCCGAGTTAATCCTTACCATCAATCACGGCTCTTCCTCGCTGAAGATCGCCTTCTTCGAAGTTCATGGTCATACCGTTCATTGCGTCTTACGGGGCGCTGCGGAAGCGCTTGGCAACCCGCCGTCGCGCGCATTCTTGTGCGACAGCATAAGATGCGTCCTCTTCAACACCGAGAAGACGTTCGCTTCGCCAGAAAAGGCACTCGAAGTCCTGTATGCGGCCGCGATCCGGATCCTGCGGAGACGCCCGACCTGCGTCGGGTACCGCGTGGTTCACGGCGGCCCGCACCTCCTGAAGCATTGCCGCATCGACGACGAAGTTCTGATGACTCTGAAAGAGTCGATCCACTTCGCGCCGCTCCACATACCGCAGGCTCTCACGATCATGCAGCACATGCGGACGGTCTTGCCGTATGCGGTCCACTGCGCATGCTTCGATACGACCTTTCACCGCACCATGCAGGAGGTGGCTACACGGCTACCGCTGCCGCAGCGTTACTTCGACGCAGGCATTCGCCGCTATGGCTTCCATGGCCTTTCCTATGCGTCGATTGTCGAGCGCCTGGGCAGTGACGTGCCCGAGCGGATGATCATTGCGCACCTGGGCAATGGATCCAGCCTCTGCGCGCTTCGTCATGGCAATTCCATCGACACCACTATGTGCTTCACACCCACGGGCGGCATCCCGATGGCGACACGGTCTGGCGATCTTGATCCCGGAGTCTTGCTCTTCCTGATGAGGACCTACGGACTCGGTGCGGACGAACTGGAGGCCATCGTCAATCGGCAGTCCGGCCTGGCAGCGTTAACCGGAGGCGGCGGGGACATGCGCGCGATCCTGAAGGGTCGGAACGATGGAAACGCCTGTGCCGAGCTTGCGATCCAGACCTATACGCGGTCGGTCCGAAAGGCGATCGGCGCCTATGCCGCTCTGCTGGGAGGTGTCGATCGACTCATCTTCACTGGCGGCATCGGCGAGCACAGCAACGAAATCCGCGACATGGTCTGCGGCGGGCTGGAGTCCCTGGGCATACGACAGGGCGACCGTGGCAAAGGGAACGTCATGGTGATGGCCGCAGGAGAAGAGCAGGAGATCGCTCACATCTGCCGAACCATTGGATGA
- a CDS encoding GH92 family glycosyl hydrolase has protein sequence MKNLACLSLALFVGASASCQQAPEDLVHPRNGTMSEGQTYPAVGVPFAMTQWTPQTRAGETKCVAPYYYTDSRIQGIRASHFLSGSCVPDYGTITLMPGTGALKTDAVQRASSFDRSSEQASPYAYSVDLKDTKITASVTGTTRAGILRFEFQQDQPDAWVVLENNARAGEGFVQVDAARQEVTAQVPVRREYAGSGKEAGYSAWFVAQFDRLPNAVGTYVGASTKDGATRQEGDGMPAKVIPVAKMMTSTGGASAAAASIPTSATRPGFGTYLHFGAVHRGDVITVRVGSSFVSLEEARKNLIVEIPDWDYERVKHSARSAWHRRLSAIQVDGNDPARSIFYTALYHAMLQPRTYSDVSGTYPRFHDHGTAEHVASGDTQFDDFSVWDIFRAQAPLMMILDPKLEASMMQSIITKGEQGGYLPIFPAWNSYTSEMVGDHAASMIADAYNKGIRGFDIQSAYKLIRKNATEVPSDRAEYIDGKGRRGLDSYLKYGYIPLEDHMTDAFHKDEQVSRTLEYAYDDAIAGDLAAKLGHADDAAMLHKRGENWRKVYDAQVGFARGRNQNGSWVTPFDPTKHVSWVTEGTPWQYTFFVPQNVPGLMEAMGGKEKFTARLDEFFSKGYDDHGNEPGHHIAYLYAAAGHPEKTQKEVRNILDRQYKDGADGLAGNDDAGQMSAWYVMSALGFYQVCPGRPVYTLASPRFDSITVMLPAGRKLRILAPGAESGKFYASRVTWNGKPITDAQLQHKNLMQGGTLRFTMSDAAPASH, from the coding sequence ATGAAAAATCTTGCCTGTCTTTCTCTCGCTCTTTTTGTTGGCGCATCCGCGTCGTGCCAGCAGGCCCCTGAAGATCTGGTACATCCGAGGAACGGGACGATGAGTGAAGGGCAGACCTATCCGGCTGTCGGCGTGCCGTTTGCGATGACCCAGTGGACGCCGCAGACGCGTGCGGGTGAGACCAAGTGCGTCGCCCCTTACTACTACACGGACTCGCGCATCCAGGGTATTCGCGCATCGCACTTCCTCAGTGGCAGTTGCGTTCCGGACTACGGCACCATCACGCTGATGCCCGGCACCGGAGCACTGAAGACAGATGCCGTGCAGCGCGCTTCGTCGTTCGATCGATCCAGCGAACAGGCAAGCCCGTATGCGTACTCCGTCGATCTGAAGGATACGAAGATCACAGCATCGGTCACGGGAACGACGCGCGCGGGTATTTTGCGTTTTGAGTTTCAGCAGGATCAGCCGGACGCATGGGTCGTGCTTGAGAACAACGCGCGTGCCGGGGAAGGCTTCGTGCAAGTGGATGCCGCGCGTCAGGAAGTCACCGCGCAGGTCCCGGTGCGGCGTGAGTATGCAGGGTCCGGCAAGGAGGCAGGTTACAGCGCATGGTTCGTTGCGCAGTTCGACCGCCTGCCTAATGCCGTCGGCACTTACGTCGGGGCATCGACGAAAGACGGGGCCACCAGGCAGGAAGGCGATGGCATGCCAGCGAAGGTGATACCCGTCGCGAAGATGATGACCTCGACCGGTGGCGCATCGGCTGCGGCTGCATCGATTCCAACATCGGCGACACGTCCCGGCTTTGGCACATATCTGCACTTCGGCGCGGTCCATCGTGGCGATGTGATCACGGTCCGCGTCGGCAGCTCCTTTGTGTCGCTCGAAGAAGCGCGGAAGAATCTAATCGTTGAGATCCCCGACTGGGACTACGAACGCGTCAAGCATTCCGCACGATCCGCCTGGCACAGGCGTCTGTCCGCCATTCAGGTGGACGGTAATGATCCGGCGCGCAGCATTTTCTATACCGCGCTCTACCATGCAATGCTGCAGCCAAGAACTTACAGCGATGTCAGCGGCACTTACCCGCGCTTTCACGATCACGGCACAGCCGAACACGTCGCGAGCGGCGACACGCAGTTCGATGACTTTTCCGTGTGGGACATCTTCCGGGCGCAGGCGCCGCTCATGATGATCCTGGATCCGAAGCTGGAAGCATCGATGATGCAATCCATCATCACGAAGGGCGAACAGGGTGGCTATCTGCCGATCTTTCCGGCATGGAATAGCTATACCTCCGAGATGGTTGGGGACCACGCGGCAAGCATGATTGCGGATGCGTACAACAAAGGCATTCGCGGCTTTGACATTCAAAGTGCATACAAGCTGATTCGTAAGAATGCGACAGAAGTCCCCAGCGATCGCGCGGAATACATCGACGGCAAAGGACGTCGCGGCCTCGACTCGTATCTGAAGTATGGCTACATCCCACTCGAAGATCACATGACCGATGCCTTCCATAAAGATGAGCAGGTTTCGCGCACTCTGGAGTATGCATACGACGATGCAATTGCGGGCGATCTCGCCGCGAAGCTTGGTCATGCGGACGATGCGGCAATGCTTCACAAGCGTGGAGAGAACTGGCGGAAGGTGTATGACGCGCAGGTAGGTTTCGCACGTGGCCGCAACCAGAATGGTTCGTGGGTCACTCCATTCGATCCGACGAAGCACGTGTCGTGGGTGACCGAGGGGACACCGTGGCAGTACACCTTCTTTGTGCCTCAGAATGTCCCCGGTCTCATGGAAGCCATGGGTGGCAAAGAGAAGTTCACGGCGCGCCTGGATGAGTTCTTCAGTAAAGGCTACGACGATCACGGCAACGAGCCCGGTCATCACATCGCATATCTCTACGCTGCCGCAGGTCATCCTGAGAAGACGCAGAAGGAAGTCCGCAACATTCTGGATAGGCAATACAAAGACGGCGCCGATGGACTCGCCGGCAATGACGACGCCGGGCAGATGAGCGCCTGGTACGTAATGAGCGCGCTTGGCTTCTACCAGGTGTGCCCTGGCCGCCCGGTGTACACATTGGCTTCGCCGCGTTTCGACAGCATCACCGTAATGCTGCCCGCCGGACGCAAGTTACGAATCCTTGCGCCCGGTGCAGAGAGCGGAAAGTTTTATGCGAGCCGCGTCACCTGGAACGGCAAGCCGATCACAGATGCGCAATTGCAACACAAGAACCTGATGCAGGGTGGCACACTCCGCTTCACCATGAGCGATGCGGCCCCGGCGTCGCACTAA
- a CDS encoding family 43 glycosylhydrolase, with translation MLRVRSLFRLHLPSQLCFALLLFACQISAQQWNSPHDGNPFIPGYYADASVVQTAEETYVFATEDPWGGDHLGCWRSTDFAMWKSCTLNWPTKQAAVSATANGNKVWAPSVIRAKNGRYYMYVSIGSEVWVGTADRPLGPWRNALGSRPLIPATFHRAYNMIDAEVFQDTDGTAYLYWGSGLHWVNGHCFAVRLKPDMITFDGEPQDVTPPSYFEGPFMYKHAGLYYLMYSQGKATDSTYNVRYSIGDTPFGPFREGRNSPLLSTDEAQQILGPGHHAIFDRAGKTYILYHRHSLPFDAKIVRRQLCIDELQFDADGEIRRITPTHTGPTLLRVARKTKEALGADVTASSSLDELHHASASVDDNYATRWLPATDDHAPWLQLNLRRTTQPHRLEIRFEYPEKTYAFRLQSSLDGKIWADITTGVTHQSGSPVVMDHLPKSRYLRMSFPEPSSEPVSIFEWNVF, from the coding sequence ATGCTGCGCGTACGTTCGCTTTTTCGTTTGCATCTCCCTTCCCAGCTTTGCTTCGCACTGCTGCTCTTCGCTTGCCAGATTTCAGCACAGCAGTGGAACAGTCCGCATGACGGCAATCCGTTTATCCCGGGCTATTACGCCGATGCATCCGTCGTACAGACAGCGGAGGAGACGTACGTCTTCGCTACAGAAGACCCGTGGGGAGGCGATCACCTGGGGTGCTGGCGCTCCACTGACTTCGCGATGTGGAAGTCGTGCACGCTGAACTGGCCTACGAAGCAAGCTGCAGTGAGCGCAACGGCGAATGGCAACAAGGTCTGGGCGCCATCGGTCATTCGTGCGAAGAACGGCCGCTACTACATGTATGTCTCGATCGGCAGCGAGGTGTGGGTGGGCACGGCGGATCGCCCACTTGGTCCGTGGCGTAACGCGCTGGGTTCGCGCCCGCTCATTCCCGCTACCTTCCATCGCGCATACAACATGATCGATGCGGAGGTGTTTCAGGATACGGATGGCACCGCGTATCTCTATTGGGGATCTGGGTTGCATTGGGTCAACGGACATTGCTTCGCCGTGCGTCTCAAGCCCGACATGATCACCTTCGATGGCGAGCCGCAGGATGTGACGCCGCCGAGTTACTTCGAAGGCCCCTTTATGTACAAGCACGCGGGCCTCTACTACCTGATGTACTCGCAGGGCAAGGCCACCGATAGCACCTACAATGTGCGTTACTCCATCGGTGATACACCCTTCGGCCCGTTCCGTGAGGGCCGCAACAGTCCACTGCTGAGTACGGATGAAGCGCAACAGATCCTTGGGCCGGGACATCACGCAATCTTCGATCGCGCGGGCAAGACTTACATCCTCTACCACCGCCATAGCCTGCCCTTCGATGCAAAGATAGTTCGGCGACAACTCTGCATTGACGAATTGCAATTCGACGCGGATGGCGAGATAAGACGTATCACGCCGACACACACCGGCCCTACCCTGTTGCGCGTTGCCCGCAAGACCAAAGAAGCACTGGGCGCTGATGTTACTGCGTCATCGTCACTCGATGAGTTACACCATGCGAGCGCATCGGTGGATGACAACTATGCAACGCGCTGGCTGCCTGCCACGGACGACCACGCACCATGGCTGCAGCTTAACCTGCGCAGGACTACGCAACCTCATCGGCTTGAGATTCGATTCGAATATCCCGAGAAAACCTATGCCTTCCGTCTGCAATCATCGCTTGACGGCAAGATATGGGCGGATATAACAACAGGCGTCACGCATCAAAGCGGATCGCCTGTTGTGATGGATCATCTGCCGAAGAGCCGGTATCTGAGAATGTCATTCCCTGAGCCCAGCTCAGAACCGGTCTCAATCTTTGAGTGGAATGTTTTTTAG